The nucleotide window AGACTGCACGTGAAGAGTATCAGCAGAACGCCACAAACAATTACGCCGGATGGTGACAGCACCCGCGAGGCGGATGACGAAACGGATCGCCGCACAGAAAGCGATAGTGACGAACGCATGGAGCCTCATGAAACGAATTCAACCACACGGCCTGAAAGAACGTCGCCGCGCACTGGGGCAGCAGGTGCTGCATGACGATTAACCAGTTTTCGCTATTTCCTGCGACGCACGAAACCCCCGAAATGAATGCGATTATCGCCGCACAGGATCTGACAAAATCATTACTTGAGTAATTTAATGGAAAGCTAAAGACCGCCTTATCGAATACTTGAGGCGACACGCGCCCCCGGCGCCGCCGGGTAGACGAGCGGGCCGAGGTGAGCTTACCCGCCTGAGGCGATGGTCTCGATTGGGAGTACCGGCACTGCGACCGATCGCTATGGTATCCGAGAATCACAACGCGCCGCGATTGTCGAACCGCCAGCATCTTCACGTGGGCGACGATCGTCATCGTGAAACCGGCGAGAACGGCGGTTCAGACCAGTCGCTTTTCAAACCAGTGATGGGCATACGGTTCCGCGCTGAACGCATCGACTTCGACGTAGCCACATTGCCGGTATAGCGAAATCGCCTCGCGCAGAGTTCGATTTGTCTCCAGGCGAATAACGCGCGCTTTGGCCTGCCGGGCACGTTTCTCCGCCTCGACAATCAACCGACGGCCTACACCCATACCGCGAGCGGAAGGACTGACCCACATTCGTTTGAGCTCGGCCGGAGACTTCTTATGAAACTTCAGCGCGACGCAGCCGATCGGGCTTCCATGGAGTCTCGCGACGATCAACGCGCCTTCCGGCGCCGTCAGTTCATCGGCATCTGCCGACAGACTCATGGACGGGTCGAATCCTGCGTCAAAGCGCTCATCGAGTTCGCCGAAATACTGTTCAAAGCACCACCGCGCGTCATCGCTATCCGGCTTCTCAAGCGCAAAATGCACAAGAGATGCCTGTAGCAAGCGCTCAACTTCAGACATGGCTGCGACCAGTCTCCGACGCTGCTCATCGCCGAGCGGTTCGAGCGCGCGTAAAGCGACCGCGTTGGAAAGCCGTTCGAGTTCAGCCCTTTCCACGAGGCCCTTCTGAGTCAGGCAAGCCCGGCGTACCCGGCGGTCGTCCGGATGAGTGAGGACAGCGACAAGTTTTTGCCGTTCAAGAGACGCCAATGTACGGCTGACATAGCCTGAATCAAGATTTAGCCGTGCGCGAAGAGTACGAATATCCGCACCTTCGACACCGATCTCCCATAGCAGGCGTGATTCACCCATCGGGTGGCCCCGTCCGAGGAAATGATCGTCGATAGCGCCAATGCTTTCGGCGACTATGCGGTTAAAGCTACGAATCTGGAGAATGTCGGATGCGCTCATATCTCTGACTTTAGTCAGAGATATGGATCCCGTCAACATAAAGTCGAGGAATGCTGTGCCTTCGGAAGTGGACCGAAACTCCGGTATCAGGCTGATCGCCCAGCGCATCGGTCTCATCGTCGGACTTCTTGCACGTTCGATCGCCGAAGCTTCTCAGTCGGGCGACAGGGAAGCCATATCCAAGTTGATAGAACAAGTACCGAAAATGGAAGATGATTGGGAAAATGGATTTCCTCGCTCCCGTCAATTTGTCACATGGATAACTTCGATCTCAATCTTTTGCGCGTCTTTGATGCATTACAGCGTCACGGACATCTTGGTAAGGCGGCCGAGGAGCTGAATCTGAGTCAGCCTGCGGCTTCTTACGCCTTAAAGCGTTTGCGTGAAGAGCTTGGAGATGCGCTCTTTGTCAAAACCAGATCCGGCATGCAAGCAACGCCACGCGCGATCCAGCTAGCACCCGTGGTTCAGTCGGTACTTGCCGATATCCGTGAACGAGTGTTGAGGGCTCCGAATTTCGTACCGGACAAAGCTCAGCGCACGTTCACGATTGCCATGTCGGACGTCGGTGAGATGGTCTCCCTGCCGCGACTACTGCAGCGGGTCACAAGTCTCGCTCCCGGCGTCAATGTGACGACAGTGTCCCTGGCTCCCAGCCAGCTATTGGCCGCACTTCAGCGAAGCGAAGTCGATCTTGCGATTGGATATTTTCCTGATCTTGACGGCGTCGACGTCTTTCAGCAGCGCCTGGTTCGACATTCGTTCGTGTGCCTCGCCCGGCAGAATCATCCGGCGGTACAGGGTCGGCTGACAAAGAAGCTTTTTTGCGAACTGCCACATGCGGTGGTTCAGGCGGAAGGCCGCCGCCAGGAAATCGTTGAGCAATTCCTGAAAGAGCACGGAATCCAGCGCAGAGAGCTCCTCCACACTCCGCATTTTTTAAGCATCCCGATGACCATTGCAATGACAGATCTGGTAGTCACGGTTTCCAGCGATGTGGGCAAGATATTTGCGCGCATCGCTGAACTCGAGATTTTAGATCCCCCGTACAAGATGCCGCAGTTTGATGTCAAACAACACTGGCACCGCTCGCAGCATGATGATCCCGGTAACCGCTGGATGCGAGGCCTCGTCCGGGAGCTCTTCGTGCCGATACCTGACTGACTGCCTCCGCGGCGTCCCGACGCCGGTTATCAGGTTGGTGGAAGAGTGTTATTTGTGAGATCGGCTTGTTGAATGTTCGCCTTGGCGCGACACTCTTCTAACCCGCTCTTCGAGCAAGTTCGGCCGGCGCAGAACCGGTTATGACTCGTTGTCCTCCGAACGCGGGAGCACGTCATTTGATGTTTGCGCCGCTATGCCGACGCGGGTCTCACCCTGAGTGAAATTGAAATTATCGCTAAGCCCGCAGTGTCGAAAGCAGCCGGCGCCCGTGTATTTCAACGCATCGCTCCGTGTAGTCGCCGACAGTTATTCCGTCGATCTTCACCCCACTCCAACTTATAGGTCACTTCACATGCCGGTTATCCGTTTCGAACGCCAAGGTAATGTTGGGCACATCATTCTGGCCGATGCACCGCTGAATCTGATCAACAACCGGTTCTGCGAAACGCTTAAAGATGCCGTACACGAGGCCAGTCGCACCGAGATTCGGGCACTACTGGTGCGCGCCGAAGGCGAGAATTTTAGTCATGGCGGAGATGTCCTTGATTTTATCGATAAGGGCTTCAACGATTGGCGCACGTTCATCAGTGAGATGAACCAATCCTACCGCGCTATCGAGGCGCTACAGATTCCAACCGTCGCAGCCGTTCGTGGTGCGTGCTTCGGTGGAGCGTTCGAACTGGCGTTGGCCTGCGACTTCATCGTTGCTGCCGATAACGCGGTCTTTCACCACTTCGAAGCTTCGGTCG belongs to Paraburkholderia aromaticivorans and includes:
- a CDS encoding bifunctional helix-turn-helix transcriptional regulator/GNAT family N-acetyltransferase; its protein translation is MRPMRWAISLIPEFRSTSEGTAFLDFMLTGSISLTKVRDMSASDILQIRSFNRIVAESIGAIDDHFLGRGHPMGESRLLWEIGVEGADIRTLRARLNLDSGYVSRTLASLERQKLVAVLTHPDDRRVRRACLTQKGLVERAELERLSNAVALRALEPLGDEQRRRLVAAMSEVERLLQASLVHFALEKPDSDDARWCFEQYFGELDERFDAGFDPSMSLSADADELTAPEGALIVARLHGSPIGCVALKFHKKSPAELKRMWVSPSARGMGVGRRLIVEAEKRARQAKARVIRLETNRTLREAISLYRQCGYVEVDAFSAEPYAHHWFEKRLV
- a CDS encoding enoyl-CoA hydratase/isomerase family protein, with product MYFNASLRVVADSYSVDLHPTPTYRSLHMPVIRFERQGNVGHIILADAPLNLINNRFCETLKDAVHEASRTEIRALLVRAEGENFSHGGDVLDFIDKGFNDWRTFISEMNQSYRAIEALQIPTVAAVRGACFGGAFELALACDFIVAADNAVFHHFEASVGSAPVAGGVQRLAERAGRAIAARYTMLSEPMTGKTAGELGVAAFVCPDTDVEATAVSLATRLSNGPTRSHAAIRALLKAWSGGGVPAADAVLLDITMPLHGTEDARKGRTARVEAIKRGVEPEPVVFTGR
- a CDS encoding LysR family transcriptional regulator, whose product is MDNFDLNLLRVFDALQRHGHLGKAAEELNLSQPAASYALKRLREELGDALFVKTRSGMQATPRAIQLAPVVQSVLADIRERVLRAPNFVPDKAQRTFTIAMSDVGEMVSLPRLLQRVTSLAPGVNVTTVSLAPSQLLAALQRSEVDLAIGYFPDLDGVDVFQQRLVRHSFVCLARQNHPAVQGRLTKKLFCELPHAVVQAEGRRQEIVEQFLKEHGIQRRELLHTPHFLSIPMTIAMTDLVVTVSSDVGKIFARIAELEILDPPYKMPQFDVKQHWHRSQHDDPGNRWMRGLVRELFVPIPD